In Lathyrus oleraceus cultivar Zhongwan6 chromosome 2, CAAS_Psat_ZW6_1.0, whole genome shotgun sequence, the DNA window aaaaatgactcttgggagatcgcttcaatagacccaccgcacAGTTGTATTGCAACTAATGTTGAACAAtatcaccgtaaactaagcgcaactttgatatgtcaagacattctgccattggtaaataaagacccatcagcgaaggtgagtataattatatcccatatcaaaacaacatataattatactccatcttacaagaaagcctggattgcgaggacaaaggctgttgaatAGGTTTTCGGCAATtgggaggattcattcaaggaattgccacggtttttatgggtactaaaaacatatgtcccaggaactgtggcaattatggagacagtgccagcaatgatgccagacggaacctgtgctacaagtaatagaatatttcaccgtctcttttgggcatttgacccgtgcatcaaaggtttcgcattctgcaaacctattattcaaattgatggcacttggttatacggaaaatacaaggatactttgctcatggcggttgcacaagacggtaacaacaatgtctttcccattgcctttgctcttgttgaaggtgaaacggctggtggatggggtttctttcttcgacatctcagaacgcatgtggctccacaagccaatctctgtttgatttttgatagacatgctgccattgagagtgcctacaacaaccatgacaacggatggcatgatcctccttctacacatgtctactgtatcagacacattgcacaaaacttcacgcgtgctataaaagataagaatcttcgcaagaaggtggtgaatgctgagtatgctttaactcaaccgtcatttcaatattatcgtgatgaaattagactgtctaatgaagacgcggggagatggataaataacataccagtagagcagtggacaagggcatttgaccgtggttgtcgatggggtcacatgacaacaaacattgtggaatgcatgaacggggtttttaaaggaattcgaaatctgccgataaccgccttggtaagatcaacctattataggttggcttttatgttcgcaaccagaggtgaaagatggagtgcagtgttaatgtccgggcaagtatttagtgagtgttgcatgaaggtcatgaaagaggagagcatcaaagctaccacacacgctgtaacagtctttgaccgtcatagacaaaatttcagcgtccaggaaacaatgggcaacaacgaggggagaccaaatttagcctacgctgttagactaaacagaagttggtgcgattgtggaaaattccaggccttccgcataccttgctcccatgtcattgcagcatgcgcttatactcgtcaagacgcttacaaccatttatctgatgtgtacaaggccaacaccatcatgaatgtatatacacaaagcttctcagtactaccaatggaggattactggcctccatatgaaggagatattgtttggcacaatgacgagatgtgtagaaagaagaaaggaagacaaaacagcacacgtatcagaacagagatggattccaaagataaaatgataagattatgtagtatctgtcgtcaaccaggacacaacaaaaacaactgtctcaatcgaggagcatcatctaggtcttaagctttttgtaacattgtatttctgtaacattcaatcattatatatcattaagttcttgttacaacgagtttcacaacaaacatcagtacaaaacatctgaaaacataaatatttctaactgattacaacaatcaaattgatgtcgtctcgactgaacatcatttccctagcatccttatcagtcttcattcgcacccaaccaaagatactgtcaagtctctcaatacttctgattttttccccttctggtattttcccatcgAACCAtcgaaccaactccctcttcagttgatcgaacgtggtgatgttccaaaatAGCATCAGTATTTGAGGcttgtctctcgcataaatcacctttcctTATCGGtgacgaacaccaaacatgatagccaaatgattatatcAGATGTGGAATAAttggtcacacaacgcatctatttataagacaaaaaatgcattttaggaggagtctccaattgaattggtgactcatcttaaaacctacacataggcgccaattggattggctagggcacctgccctagccaatccaattggcgcctccattcatgtttatcaaaaatccatttgaaacttggaaggtcatcatttatttcaaaacattataggtcattttgactgaaaccctaattttgggtcaacttcccaaggacctaactcactcattttttatgattttgaggtgggaccaagtgcattagAAATTTTAAGATGCCTACTTCAATTGTTAagttggacaaaatttcataatcctaaaataaacacatgtgataatacaaaatattataggtcactttggaccaaagccattgaaatgtgaaaaagtccaactttaagtgcccataactttctcatcaaaaatccaaatgatgtaaaatttaagtccaaattcattgtcttgaatagatctacaacttttatgttgaaggttttgtcatttgaggcttttaggaggagtctccaattgaattggcgactcctcttaaaacctacacataggcgccaattggattggctagggcacctgccctagccaatccaattggcgcctccattcaagttttatgaggagtcgccaattcaattggagactcctcctaaaagtggggtattttgagattttttttgaaaccaggggtattttgggaatttccttgaaaaactcggttatttttgtaaaaaaaccCAATTACCAAGGTACAAATAAAAGATAAATTGTGATAAGAGATTGCCTCGATTGTCTATGGTCCTACTCATGAGAAAAGTGATCCATTGTAAAAAAAAAGTGTTTAAGCCACGATCTAAACCAAACTAAATTAAATTAGTTAGTTTATTTCGGTTTCATTTATgaaaaacattaaaaattaaatagatgtgaattttatttatttggatatttttttaattaaaaatcGATTCAAATCAAAATGTTATATCTATGGTAGTCAAAATTGCGATCTTTTGGTAGGTTCGTACGAATTTTGATTTTGATGGGCTTGACAATTTCGTTAAAATGAAAACTCAGATTTAGGTGGAAATTATCGACGATGAATACACATGACAATAAAACTTATTGAGTTAATGAACTCAATGCTTAAGACCACTTATAAACTACCTATTACAAATCTAGTAAAATCAATTTACTATAGGTTTAGATCATTATTTGGGCAGAAAGGACATGATTTGACGGGAACATTGGCTTCATGGCAAGTAAATGCAAAAAAAATCAATAGAGTTTAGAGAAGAAGTGCTAAAATTCAACAGTCACAATATAATGCAATTTGACCATTGCAGAAAAAGGAACACGACAAATTTTAGAAGGATTCACAAAATCTATTTTTAAGCACATTTTACACCATGATGTATTTCCAATATTTTGATCTTATCTAGAGTTTTATAACTCTGATTGGCGTGCGACCAACGAAAATTGAAAGCTAACATCCAGAACTACAACTTTCATGAAAAAGTCAAAGGTAAATCAGTTTTTTCTCATGTGTCCAAACGCTTTTCCAAACGCGTATGTAGAGTCAATGCCCCATAACGCCCAAATTTTCTTAGGGTTTCTTCTATTTTTATGATAAAATATAATCTCGGAGTAAGACAAACACGATAGGAATAACGAGAAATATCAATTCAACAAATTTTTTCATTGAAGCTTTCTTTATTGTGATCATTGGGTACTGCTTATAAGCtttataatatattttattcAAGTTATGAGTAGGTAAACTCATAATATTATGGATGGGTCACTATTCTTGATGAAACTTGTAATTCTAAATTGATCATTTGAGTATTTTATTTTGTTATGATTTATTTTTATCTGCTCTTAATGCTTTTTGCTTTGTGATTAATTGTGAATTGTTCTATGGTTAACGGTTAGAAAGGTATTTCAATATGTACACTTGATTAGTTATCATCTAGGTTTAAGAATATCAATGGAAAATCTGAATCGTTCTTGACAACTACATGCTTAATTTTATCTATGATTGATTTATAGACATATGAATCAATTTAAAATTCAAATATCTATTTGCTtaggaattaggaatagataaTCTAAAAAACCATTGATCATTAGGAATAAAATTTAATTATTACATAGTCAATTTAGGATAACAAAAGAATTCAAGATCAATTTCTCCTCCTTGACATGACTTTGTTAAATTtgatttaattttaattgttaaaCAACCCAATCTTAAACCTTCAAATATCTTTTTTTTCCAAGTAAGTTTAAACCACACTCTATACATAACGCAACCCTCAAGATCAATATTCAGAGTTTTCTCAATATTACTAAATTGATATATGTCATCATCTTTCACGTTAAAAGTTAGAtatgaattaaattaaattataataTAATCTAATATCAAAGATTATCATTTAGACCATAAAGACTCACCGTTTATGTCAACACATCAAATTTAATATTATTATCATACAAAGTGTTTTCAATTACAGATAGAACCTAATTCTTTTAAAACAATATCTCACATCTTACTGGTCAATTTTGTAATAATTAATTATATCAAACAAACTCTAATTCTAATGATAAATCAAATTAAATTGTTACTTAAATTAAGTTCTAAATATAATATGAAAATCATGATAATACTTAAATATCTTTATctttttatatttaatttacttatattatcacaaaatatttatataaataaaGTGAAGTTATCAATTAATTGTTTTTTCCTTATACCAAAACGTTTTCCTTCTTCAAGGAAATACCCTATATTATTGAAAATTGCTAGTCTCATATAAGCAAATGGTGCTTTCCAGATGAAACTTCCTAAAGAAAAAAAGTGTTTGACAAAGGTATAGATTCTTCTTTAGTGGATAGATTTAAAAGCCATAAGATTTGGAACCCAATTCCATATCCTTTATCGGTCTATCGATGCTTCTAGCATTCTAAAGGTGAAAAAAAAGACTCTTTGTGACAAAAGAAATATTTATAACTCATTTTCATCTCAAATAAATTAAGAGCAAATTTTAGGTTttcttttttaggttttttgGTTTTTGGGACATTAAAAGACTTTATAACATAAAAAACACATAAGATCCAAATTAGTCAAATACAAATTGCATTTGCACACATTTGCCACAATAGGACACAAGAAAGAAATGACCTAATTCTTTTAACCAACAAGTCATCATACATAGTTCTCCACCCTCCAAACCATAAAAACTCCATACACTCAAAGCTTTGAAACCCTTTACAATCTTGGGTGATCATGAACTTCATTGTTGAAGCAACCATCCATAGCTTACAAAATGAGCCCAACCAAACACCATGCCACAGCATAGATCAACCAAGTAAACCCTAAAAGAACATAGAGATCAAAACAAATCATTAAAAATCATAGTAAAATAAACTTCATTATTATAACATTAACGATTGGACATTAcgaataaaacaaaaaaattataAGAATCAAATATAATTACATATATATCGTTATTAGCGTCTGATATTTACATGTGTCAGTTTCAGATATTAGACCTACTTTAAGATTTCGGCTCTATCTATATATCGATGTAATTAAAAAAAAAGGATAATTTTGCTTACCATTTCTAAAACCATGATTATAAGATATGAAGAAGCAATCTGTAGTGGTGTTAATTCCATTAGGGCAGTTGCATAAAAATGAACTATAAGCTTCACTATATCCACAAAATCCATAACTTCTTTCACAAGCTTCACAAGAGCTAGGATAATCATTTGTGACACTAAACTTATACTTAAGTGCAATTCCATAGTTCCACTTTTCAGGATCAACTTGTTGATCATTGTAATTATAAAAACCTGTATAAGAACTGCATTGAAGCTTCTCAAGATCCATTTGAAAAGACGGACCAAGGTTAACCGGAGTATAAACACAACACGTCGAAATCGGGAGATTAATATTAGTACTAATAGGTCTACAAGAATACATAACATCACAAATTTGTGTGTTTTGATCACATTGAAGCTTAGCATTGTTTCCATCATCATAACTTCTTGATTTGCATATGGATGATGAGTTCATGGAGCAATCGACTAGAGCGAAAACGGTGCTATCGTCGAAGGTAAATGGCGCGTTCCAATCTAAGCCGAAGCCTTTGCTAGGTAAGGTGCAAGAGCATGTTGACATGGTGGGATCTGAAATGTGTATGATTTGGTTTGTGTAGTCGATTGAGTTGATAGGGTAGGAGCCCGTGTGTGTTGTGAAAGTGAGTTTTTGTTGGTTGCATGTTATGTGTGGTTGGAAGCGAGGGTCGCCGCAGCCGGGGCCGCCGCCGAAAGGGTACCGGAGAGGTTGCTTGCCGCAGTTTCTTTGGCACATTTGAGATTGGATTAGAGAAGGAAGTAGAAAAAGGAAAATGGTGAGAAGAGGAAGTGAAGAGTAGGTAGAGTGCATTGTGATAGAGAAGATAACAAGTTTTGGTGCTATAGTGTTACTAATGCTATATATATTGAATTGTTGAAATAAAATAGAAGCAATAAGGAACTTTCGTTTTTCTTTTTTGTTATTTATACCATGCATGTTGATTAAGctctattattattattatccattaTTAATATAGAAAAGAAAGTTTCATTAAGAGAAGAATAGATACCAACTTCTAGGGTGCAGAAAACAAGGGTTGCCATTGTTTGTGCTTTATGAAGGGCTAATGGTAAGTGCTAATAGTAAAAGATATGAGTAGAATAAT includes these proteins:
- the LOC127119461 gene encoding LEAF RUST 10 DISEASE-RESISTANCE LOCUS RECEPTOR-LIKE PROTEIN KINASE-like 2.7; protein product: MHSTYSSLPLLTIFLFLLPSLIQSQMCQRNCGKQPLRYPFGGGPGCGDPRFQPHITCNQQKLTFTTHTGSYPINSIDYTNQIIHISDPTMSTCSCTLPSKGFGLDWNAPFTFDDSTVFALVDCSMNSSSICKSRSYDDGNNAKLQCDQNTQICDVMYSCRPISTNINLPISTCCVYTPVNLGPSFQMDLEKLQCSSYTGFYNYNDQQVDPEKWNYGIALKYKFSVTNDYPSSCEACERSYGFCGYSEAYSSFLCNCPNGINTTTDCFFISYNHGFRNGFTWLIYAVAWCLVGLIL